From one Mucilaginibacter inviolabilis genomic stretch:
- the tal gene encoding transaldolase, translating to MATNNVKQIHSFGQSIWLDFIDREIMASGKLKKLIDEDGVRGVTSNPAIFEKAITSSSDYDNDIVELSKTTDDNEQLFFGLAVKDIQQATDLFKGIYTESNKVDGYVSLEVSPFLALDTEGTAKQAEELWKKVDRNNVMIKIPGTQPGLAAIRQSIAKGININVTLLFGLERYEAVTEAYISGLEDHLAAGHEIAHISSVASFFLSRIDVIVDPLLEAKGEKDLVGEVAIASAKKAYEIYKRVFSSERWKKLAAKGAQPQRLLWASTGSKNPAFKDTKYVEALIGPDTVDTVPLETVDAFRDHGIAANTLEAGLDKATEVLAKLPSLGIDLAAITQQLEDEGIEKFNKPFEKLLNAIEEQKSKVS from the coding sequence ATGGCAACTAATAATGTAAAGCAAATACATAGTTTCGGACAAAGCATCTGGCTTGATTTTATTGATCGGGAGATCATGGCATCCGGAAAGTTAAAAAAACTGATCGATGAAGATGGTGTTAGAGGCGTAACCTCAAACCCGGCCATTTTTGAAAAAGCCATCACCAGCAGCTCCGACTATGATAACGATATTGTTGAGCTGTCAAAAACCACTGACGACAATGAGCAGCTGTTTTTTGGTTTGGCCGTAAAAGACATTCAGCAGGCAACCGATTTGTTTAAAGGTATCTACACCGAATCAAACAAAGTTGATGGTTACGTAAGTTTAGAAGTTTCTCCGTTTTTAGCTTTGGATACCGAAGGTACCGCTAAGCAAGCAGAAGAGCTTTGGAAAAAAGTTGACCGTAACAACGTAATGATCAAAATTCCGGGAACACAACCTGGTTTAGCGGCTATCAGACAGTCAATCGCTAAAGGCATCAACATCAACGTAACCTTATTATTTGGTTTAGAGCGTTATGAAGCCGTTACCGAAGCCTACATTTCTGGTTTAGAAGATCATTTGGCCGCAGGTCACGAGATTGCTCATATTTCATCAGTAGCCAGTTTCTTCCTGAGCCGTATCGACGTGATCGTTGATCCGCTGTTGGAAGCTAAAGGCGAAAAAGACCTGGTTGGCGAAGTTGCTATCGCGTCAGCAAAAAAAGCATACGAAATTTACAAAAGAGTGTTCAGCTCCGAAAGGTGGAAAAAACTGGCAGCCAAAGGCGCTCAGCCACAACGCCTGCTTTGGGCAAGTACCGGCAGCAAAAACCCTGCTTTTAAAGACACCAAATATGTGGAGGCCCTGATCGGTCCGGATACTGTGGATACCGTTCCATTGGAAACTGTTGACGCTTTCCGCGATCATGGTATTGCCGCCAACACTTTAGAAGCCGGTTTAGATAAAGCTACCGAAGTTTTAGCTAAACTGCCAAGCTTAGGTATCGATCTTGCCGCTATCACCCAGCAACTGGAAGATGAAGGCATCGAGAAATTCAACAAGCCATTCGAAAAATTATTGAACGCTATCGAGGAGCAAAAAAGCAAAGTAAGCTAA
- the rpiA gene encoding ribose 5-phosphate isomerase A, giving the protein MDWNSNLITNLEWSSEITHISGKQKVADEIAAKVKDGDILGVGSGSTAYLALVAIAKRIKEEKLNVKAIPTSLELSMFCSKLGVPLTSLYENKPDWLFDGADEVDPNNSLIKGRGGAMFKEKLLISSSEVSYIIVDDSKMVTKLGANFPVPVEVFPQALLYAEKELQQLGANDILLRPAKGKDGPVITENGNMILDCKFDEIGSTMERDIKSITGVIESGLFIGYNLQILVASNT; this is encoded by the coding sequence ATGGATTGGAATAGCAATTTAATCACAAACCTGGAATGGTCGTCGGAGATCACCCACATCAGCGGTAAGCAGAAGGTGGCCGATGAAATTGCCGCGAAGGTAAAGGATGGCGATATCCTGGGCGTGGGCTCGGGCTCGACCGCTTACCTGGCCCTCGTTGCTATAGCCAAAAGGATAAAGGAAGAAAAGCTGAACGTAAAGGCCATCCCTACATCGCTGGAGCTATCCATGTTTTGCAGCAAACTGGGCGTGCCTTTAACATCCCTGTATGAAAACAAACCCGACTGGCTGTTTGATGGCGCCGATGAGGTCGACCCCAACAACAGCCTGATCAAAGGGCGCGGCGGGGCCATGTTTAAAGAAAAACTACTCATCAGCTCGAGCGAGGTAAGCTATATTATTGTTGACGATTCGAAAATGGTAACTAAATTAGGCGCGAATTTTCCCGTTCCGGTTGAGGTATTTCCGCAGGCCTTGTTGTATGCAGAAAAAGAACTGCAGCAACTGGGTGCTAACGACATTCTGCTTCGCCCGGCAAAGGGTAAAGACGGACCGGTAATTACCGAGAACGGCAACATGATACTGGATTGTAAATTTGATGAGATAGGCAGCACGATGGAACGGGATATCAAATCGATCACCGGCGTTATTGAAAGCGGGCTTTTTATAGGCTATAACCTGCAAATTTTGGTGGCGTCGAATACGTAG